A genome region from Musa acuminata AAA Group cultivar baxijiao chromosome BXJ3-5, Cavendish_Baxijiao_AAA, whole genome shotgun sequence includes the following:
- the LOC135638327 gene encoding inactive exonuclease DIS3L2-like: protein MNFALHWPEQAVKEAIEKGRAFKVTFRVNAYDRKEAFCTVNGLPVDVLISGADAQNRAIEGDVVAVMLDPVVYWTKLRGSNDALIFKASTDSTKNRDSEQGEAARALGRIRARLSCNPSKRPTGSVLSIIRSSPRREAVIGLLATNPWFPEGEEYGRELDYIQLIPTNSKLQMMVITVESLSGCAKERLINGDVSIERELVAAPIEEWKEGSTPKHMLSVCWDELRKLSHR from the exons ATGAACTTTGCTCTTCATTGGCCAGAGCAGGCAGTCAAAGAGGCGATCGAG AAAGGTCGTGCCTTTAAAGTAACATTTCGCGTGAACGCATATGACCGGAAAGAG GCCTTCTGTACCGTCAACGGTCTCCCGGTGGACGTTCTCATTAGTGGAGCTGATGCACAAAACAGAGCG ATAGAAGGTGATGTGGTTGCTGTGATGTTGGATCCTGTTGTGTACTGGACCAAGTTGAGAGGATCGAATGATGCTCTGATCTTCAAGGCATCAACCGATTCAACTAAGAACAGGGACTCCGAGCAGGGAGAAGCTGCAAGAGCTTTAGGGCGAATACGTGCTAGGTTGAGTTGCAATCCATCGAAGCGACCAACTGGGAGTGTCTTGTCTATCATCAGAAGCTCTCCTCGTCGTGAAGCAGTAATTGGACTTCTTGCTACGAATCCATGGTTTCCTGAAGGAGAAGAATATGGAAGAGAGTTGGATTACATACAACTGATACCTACAAATTCCAAATTGCAAATGATGGTAATCACTGTGGAAAGTCTTTCAGGTTGTGCAAAGGAAAGGCTCATCAATGGCGATGTATCAATCGAAAGGGAATTGGTAGCTGCTCCAATAGAGGAGTGGAAGGAAGGGTCTACCCCAAAGCACATGTTATCCGTATGTTGGGACGAGCTGAGGAAATTGAGCCACAGATAA
- the LOC103985182 gene encoding inactive exonuclease DIS3L2-like, whose protein sequence is MLPPELSEEACSFVPGEDMLAFSITWDIDDTGNITVRWIGRSVIHSCCKLSYDDVQDIIDGGFEVDVLGKTVPKMHGQFDLKDVVDSLRSLHGITKKIREIRLRNGAFWIETPKLVFLLDESGNPNDSFLGVRKESSCLVEELMLLANESVAELPRLCPTSQAC, encoded by the coding sequence ATGTTGCCTCCAGAGCTTTCTGAGGAAGCGTGTTCCTTTGTACCAGGTGAGGATATGCTTGCCTTCTCCATCACTTGGGACATTGATGACACCGGAAACATCACCGTGCGGTGGATCGGCCGATCTGTGATCCATTCATGCTGCAAGCTATCATACGATGATGTGCAGGACATCATTGATGGAGGATTTGAGGTTGATGTTTTAGGGAAAACGGTACCTAAAATGCATGGGCAGTTTGATTTAAAGGATGTTGTTGATTCTCTTAGAAGCCTGCATGGGATCACCAAGAAGATAAGGGAGATCAGATTAAGAAATGGAGCATTTTGGATTGAGACTCCTAAGCTTGTCTTCTTGTTGGATGAGAGTGGGAATCCAAATGACAGCTTCCTTGGTGTGAGGAAGGAGTCAAGTTGTCTTGTTGAGGAGTTGATGCTGCTGGCAAATGAATCAGTTGCAGAGCTTCCCAGGCTGTGCCCTACTTCGCAGGCATGCTGA